A genomic window from Elaeis guineensis isolate ETL-2024a chromosome 3, EG11, whole genome shotgun sequence includes:
- the LOC105040233 gene encoding pentatricopeptide repeat-containing protein At2g29760, chloroplastic, whose protein sequence is MASPLCLPTSPVPSKAPVISPKAPASTNKNAPFSTQPLQLLLERCTSFAELKQIHAQMIRTGLAFEPLPASHLVSICATKDFGSLHHAYLAFSQIPNPTTFTSNSIIRAYTNNLLHYEALCFYVELIRTNLPPDKFTFPSLFKSCRDLNEGKQLHCHAVKFGFGSDAYVQNTLVNMYSACGCLSSACQVFDKMETKTVVSWATTIAAYTEWDRPAEALDLYRRMESENVEPNEITLVNVLTACARARDLETGRRVHGYMVVNRIGFDLVLWAALLDVYCKCGCVSLARQLFDGMPGRNLFCWNIMIKGHVEDSDYKEALHLFREMQLSGVKADKVTMASLVLACSQLGALELGKWFHAYINRENIEVDVVLGTALVDMYAKCGCMETAMRVFHEMPQRDVMTWTALIGGFAMCGHGERALEIFYEMQRSGVKPDAITFVGVLTACSHAGLVSEGCSHFDSMSSVYGIQPSVEHYGCMVDLLGRAGHIDRAEELIRSMPMAPDYFVLGGLLGACRVHGNLDAAERTARQLLELDPRHGGTYVLLSNIYGSLEKWNEVDRIREHMLERKVKKPPGCSMIEVDGEAHEFVMGDESHPQSEEIYAMVEEMICRLKEWGYVPNKSEVLFNMDEEEKENALCRHSEKLAIAFGLIRTSPGTPIRITKNLRVCSDCHAATKLIARIYEREIIVRDRFRFHHFNEGGCSCKDFW, encoded by the coding sequence ATGGCCTCTCCCCTTTGCCTCCCTACTTCCCCTGTTCCAAGCAAAGCTCCCGTTATAAGCCCCAAGGCCCCTGCATCCACCAACAAGAATGCCCCATTCAGTACCCAGCCTCTCCAGCTCCTGCTCGAAAGATGCACCAGCTTCGCCGAGCTCAAGCAAATACATGCCCAAATGATCCGCACCGGCCTCGCCTTCGAGCCCCTCCCCGCAAGCCATCTCGTCTCCATCTGTGCCACCAAAGATTTCGGATCACTCCACCACGCCTACCTCGCGTTCTCCCAGATTCCCAACCCCACCACCTTCACCTCCAATTCCATAATTCGGGCCTACACCAACAACCTCCTCCACTACGAGGCTCTCTGCTTCTACGTCGAACTGATTCGAACAAATCTCCCTCCTGATAAGTTTACATTCCCTTCGCTTTTCAAGTCCTGCCGGGATCTGAACGAAGGGAAGCAACTCCATTGTCATGCCGTCAAGTTTGGCTTCGGTTCGGACGCCTACGTCCAGAACACTCTTGTGAACATGTACTCTGCTTGTGGGTGCCTGAGCTCTGCATGCCAGGTGTTCGACAAAATGGAAACGAAGACCGTGGTTTCTTGGGCCACCACGATCGCGGCTTATACCGAGTGGGACCGGCCGGCGGAAGCATTGGATCTGTACCGCCGGATGGAGTCCGAGAATGTGGAGCCCAACGAGATCACTCTGGTGAACGTTCTGACGGCCTGCGCGAGGGCCAGGGACTTGGAGACCGGGAGACGGGTTCATGGATACATGGTGGTAAATCGCATCGGGTTTGATTTGGTCCTTTGGGCCGCTCTCTTGGACGTGTATTGCAAGTGTGGCTGCGTTTCCCTTGCTCGGCAACTGTTTGATGGGATGCCCGGGAGGAACTTGTTTTGTTGGAATATCATGATCAAAGGCCATGTTGAGGACAGCGACTACAAGGAAGCATTGCATCTGTTCCGAGAGATGCAGCTCAGTGGTGTCAAAGCCGATAAAGTGACCATGGCGAGCTTGGTTCTTGCGTGCTCTCAACTGGGGGCCCTTGAGCTTGGAAAATGGTTCCATGCGTACATCAATCGGGAGAACATCGAGGTGGATGTCGTTCTGGGTACTGCACTCGTGGACATGTATGCCAAATGCGGGTGCATGGAGACGGCGATGAGGGTGTTCCATGAGATGCCTCAAAGAGATGTTATGACTTGGACAGCCCTCATAGGAGGCTTTGCCATGTGTGGGCACGGGGAGAGAGCCTTGGAGATTTTCTATGAGATGCAGAGGAGTGGGGTGAAGCCAGATGCTATTACTTTCGTCGGTGTCTTGACTGCTTGCAGCCATGCAGGCCTTGTCAGTGAGGGCTGCTCGCATTTCGATTCCATGTCAAGTGTTTACGGCATCCAGCCCAGTGTCGAACACTATGGATGTATGGTTGATTTGTTGGGCAGAGCCGGCCACATTGACAGGGCTGAGGAGTTGATAAGAAGCATGCCCATGGCACCGGATTATTTTGTGTTAGGAGGCCTCTTGGGGGCTTGCAGGGTACATGGTAACCTCGACGCTGCTGAGAGAACCGCACGGCAGCTTTTAGAGCTTGACCCCAGGCATGGTGGCACATATGTGCTCCTATCTAACATATATGGTTCATTGGAGAAGTGGAATGAAGTTGATAGAATAAGAGAGCACATGTTGGAgaggaaagtgaagaagcctccggGGTGCAGTATGATAGAGGTGGATGGAGAGGCTCATGAGTTTGTCATGGGGGACGAATCACATCCTCAATCTGAGGAGATATATGCGATGGTGGAGGAAATGATTTGCAGACTGAAAGAATGGGGTTATGTGCCGAACAAATCAGAAGTGCTGTTTAACATGgatgaagaagaaaaggagaatgcTTTGTGCAGGCACAGCGAGAAGCTAGCTATTGCTTTTGGGCTTATCAGGACAAGCCCGGGGACGCCAATTCGCATTACGAAGAACCTTCGTGTTTGCAGCGACTGCCACGCTGCAACAAAGCTCATCGCTAGGATTTACGAAAGGGAGATCATTGTAAGGGATAGATTCCGTTTCCATCATTTCAATGAGGGAGGCTGTTCATGCAAGGACTTCTGGTGA
- the LOC105040336 gene encoding pentatricopeptide repeat-containing protein At2g29760, chloroplastic-like, whose product MATLFPGSVVTLLPQHLSASEKDPNAKPNFTLALAHPMLARLERCSSMRELRQLHAHMVTTGLARDPFAASRLLAFCALSLHGDLHYALALFRQTPTPNLFSWNAIIRAFSRSNHPELSFRFYVEMLQSGLVLPDSYTFPFLLKSCTHLSAFSEGQQIHAHAIKFGLWGNPFVSNSLIHMYAEIGCLELAMLVFERMPEAERSEVSWAAMIAGFVDNDSPDEAVALFLSKDWRNIDADQIDVARLLFDGMPEKDLISWNVMISGYAENEHVEEGLQLLCEMKARNIRVNEATFLSIISACERPDLALEIHGHIREMGFESHVSICNALIDMHSRIGNVDQGRVIFDEMPKRDIITWNSMIAGYAGCGSMTVAHSLFEQMPLKDNFSWSTMILGYVRNNQPQEAIGVYKDLQLEGHIKPDKITILSVLTACSHLGALEKGKALHLYLKSNQVQIDTTLGTALVDMYSKCGCLVKAVEVFEGMQERDVFAWTAMISGLAMHGCGKEAVQVFKQMQTTGGNFAKPNSITFLSVLSACAHAGLINEGRRIYYSMLDFEVEPEMVHIGCMVDLFGRAGLLKEAADFITSLGYEVDAHVWGALLGACRIHGNVELGKIAYEKILELDPLHDGARVLMSNLYAESGQWNEAKGMRRKMKDQNIAKEVAQSWIEMDGTQHVFTAGDIL is encoded by the exons ATGGCCACCCTCTTCCCAGGCTCCGTCGTCACTCTCCTCCCACAACACCTCTCAGCTTCCGAGAAAGACCCCAACGCCAAACCAAACTTCACCCTCGCTCTTGCTCACCCGATGCTTGCCCGCCTGGAGCGCTGTTCCTCCATGCGCGAGCTCCGCCAACTGCACGCCCACATGGTCACCACCGGCCTCGCCCGCGACCCCTTTGCCGCCAGCCGCCTACTCGCCTTCTGCGCCCTCTCCCTCCACGGCGACCTTCACTACGCCCTCGCTCTCTTCCGCCAGACCCCCACACCTAATCTCTTCTCCTGGAACGCCATCATCCGGGCCTTCTCTCGGAGCAACCACCCCGAGCTCTCCTTCCGTTTCTACGTCGAAATGCTCCAATCTGGCCTAGTTCTTCCGGATAGCTACACCTTCCCTTTCTTGCTCAAGTCCTGCACCCACCTCTCGGCCTTCTCGGAAGGGCAGCAGATCCATGCCCatgccatcaaatttggactttgGGGCAATCCTTTCGTTTCCAACTCCCTGATTCACATGTACGCAGAGATTGGCTGCCTGGAACTCGCCATGCTTGTGTTCGAGAGGATGCCGGAGGCCGAGCGGAGTGAGGTCTCTTGGGCTGCCATGATCGCGGGTTTTGTTGATAATGATAGCCCGGATGAGGCGGTGGCTCTCTTTCTCTCCAAGGATTGGAGAAATATTGATGCCGATCAG ATAGATGTTGCTCGCTTACTGTTTGATGGTATGCCTGAGAAGGATTTGATTTCTTGGAATGTTATGATTTCCGGGTATGCAGAGAATGAGCATGTGGAAGAGGGTTTGCAGTTGCTATGTGAGATGAAGGCAAGGAATATAAGAGTCAATGAAGCAACATTTCTTAGCATAATTTCTGCTTGTGAGCGGCCAGATTTAGCACTTGAGATTCATGGTCACATACGGGAGATGGGTTTTGAATCGCATGTTTCCATTTGCAATGCTCTCATTGATATGCATTCAAGAATTGGAAATGTCGATCAGGGCAgagtaatttttgatgaaatgccGAAACGAGACATTATCACTTGGAATTCAATGATCGCTGGCTATGCTGGATGTGGGTCCATGACAGTAGCTCATTCACTCTTTGAACAGATGCCGCTGAAGGACAATTTCTCTTGGAGCACTATGATTCTTGGATATGTCAGAAATAACCAGCCGCAGGAAGCAATTGGAGTCTACAAAGATCTTCAGTTGGAAGGCCATATCAAACCAGATAAGATCACCATTCTCAGTGTACTGACAGCATGCTCACATCTGGGTGCGCTAGAAAAAGGAAAAGCATTACACCTCTACTTGAAGAGCAACCAAGTGCAAATTGATACAACTTTGGGCACTGCCCTGGTAGACATGTACTCGAAATGCGGTTGTTTGGTAAAGGCTGTAGAAGTTTTTGAGGGTATGCAGGAGAGGGATGTGTTTGCTTGGACTGCAATGATTTCAGGTCTGGCCATGCACGGATGTGGAAAGGAAGCTGTTCAGGTCTTCAAACAGATGCAAACCACAGGTGGAAACTTTGCAAAGCCCAACTCCATTACATTTCTCAGTGTTTTATCTGCGTGTGCACATGCTGGATTGATCAATGAAGGGCGGAGAATTTATTATAGCATGTTGGATTTTGAGGTTGAGCCTGAGATGGTCCACATAGGATGCATGGTTGACCTCTTTGGACGGGCAGGGCTCTTAAAAGAAGCTGCAGATTTTATCACAAGCTTGGGATACGAAGTAGATGCACATGTATGGGGAGCTCTGTTAGGTGCTTGTAGAATCCATGGAAATGTGGAGTTGGGCAAAATTGCATATGAGAAGATACTTGAGTTGGATCCTTTGCATGATGGAGCTCGCGTTCTTATGTCAAACCTCTATGCAGAATCTGGGCAATGGAATGAAGCAAAGGGGATGAGGAGGAAAATGAAGGATCAGAACATAGCAAAAGAGGTTGCCCAAAGTTGGATTGAAATGGATGGAACCCAACATGTGTTCACAGCTGGGGATATTTTGTAA